A single window of Mugil cephalus isolate CIBA_MC_2020 chromosome 1, CIBA_Mcephalus_1.1, whole genome shotgun sequence DNA harbors:
- the dffa gene encoding DNA fragmentation factor subunit alpha isoform X2: MTDRRPCKVCNFTRQKSYGVVVPSLEDLKKTGGEFLGFSPSESVTVVLENDGTIVEDQAYFLCLPFNTKFMLLQQKETWSPVRKVDGGTAWMARESVLLEADAVDSSSAMLPWWDLAQQLKQDLASIILMSEAELQTLVDAPRPELASALGFKEERAEKLQETLQRVLDRREEERQSKELLELYLKASENEDRQQDEAGQEDAGDAGDAADVTDGMEVDAASGFISRTLMVLKGKTSPETRLSTEDLQMVVTRGVEAMQQVLGWDRERTSALLQACEAELNTRLQQIQAMQSIRSSAQPDSSQRSSEESTGGGVQSPAQGSG, translated from the exons ATGACAGATAGGAGACCGTGCAAGGTGTGCAATTTCACCCGACAAAAATCATACGGGGTGGTTGTTCCCTCCTTAGAAGACCTGAAGAAAACGG GGGGTGAGTTTCTCGGGTTTAGCCCCAGTGAATCGGTCACAGTGGTCCTAGAGAATGATGGGACTATAGTAGAGGATCAAGCCTACTTTTTGTGTTTGCCCTTTAACACAAAGTTCATGCTGCTGCAGCAAAAAGAGACATGGTCTCCAGTTCGCAAAG TTGATGGCGGCACAGCCTGGATGGCAAGGGAGTCGGTGTTGCTGGAGGCCGACGCTGTGGACTCCTCCAGTGCGATGCTTCCCTGGTGGGACTTGGCTCAGCAGCTGAAGCAGGACCTGGCCAGCATCATTCTCATGTCCGAGGCAGAACTACAG ACCTTAGTGGACGCCCCACGCCCTGAACTAGCCTCTGCTCTGGGATTCAAAGAGGAGAGGGCCGAGAAGCTCCAGGAGACGCTGCAGAGGGTTTTAGAccgcagagaggaggagaggcagtcCAAGGAGTTACTCGAGCTTTACCTCAAAGCTTCGGAGAACGAGGACAGACAGCAGGACGAGGCTGGCCAGGAAG ATGCTGGAGATGCTGGAGATGCTGCGGATGTGACGGACGGAATGGAGGTGGACGCTGCATCCGGATTCATTTCCAGGACGCTGATGGTCCTGAAAGGCAAAACATCCCCAGAGACCAGGCTTTCCACTGAGGATCTGCAG ATGGTGGTGACCCGTGGGGTGGAAGCTATGCAGCAGGTGCTCGGCTGGGACAGAGAAAGGACTTCCGCACTGCTGCAAGCCTGCGAAGCCGAACTAAACACGCGTCTCCAGCAGATTCAGGCCATGCAGTCCATCAGGAGCAGCGCACAGCCGGACAGCAGCCAGCGGTCCAGTGAGGAGAGCACTGGGGGGGGCGTACAATCCCCAGCCCAAGGCAGCGGCTAG
- the dffa gene encoding DNA fragmentation factor subunit alpha isoform X1 encodes MTDRRPCKVCNFTRQKSYGVVVPSLEDLKKTGGEFLGFSPSESVTVVLENDGTIVEDQAYFLCLPFNTKFMLLQQKETWSPVRKVDGGTAWMARESVLLEADAVDSSSAMLPWWDLAQQLKQDLASIILMSEAELQTLVDAPRPELASALGFKEERAEKLQETLQRVLDRREEERQSKELLELYLKASENEDRQQDEAGQEDAGDAGDAGDAADVTDGMEVDAASGFISRTLMVLKGKTSPETRLSTEDLQMVVTRGVEAMQQVLGWDRERTSALLQACEAELNTRLQQIQAMQSIRSSAQPDSSQRSSEESTGGGVQSPAQGSG; translated from the exons ATGACAGATAGGAGACCGTGCAAGGTGTGCAATTTCACCCGACAAAAATCATACGGGGTGGTTGTTCCCTCCTTAGAAGACCTGAAGAAAACGG GGGGTGAGTTTCTCGGGTTTAGCCCCAGTGAATCGGTCACAGTGGTCCTAGAGAATGATGGGACTATAGTAGAGGATCAAGCCTACTTTTTGTGTTTGCCCTTTAACACAAAGTTCATGCTGCTGCAGCAAAAAGAGACATGGTCTCCAGTTCGCAAAG TTGATGGCGGCACAGCCTGGATGGCAAGGGAGTCGGTGTTGCTGGAGGCCGACGCTGTGGACTCCTCCAGTGCGATGCTTCCCTGGTGGGACTTGGCTCAGCAGCTGAAGCAGGACCTGGCCAGCATCATTCTCATGTCCGAGGCAGAACTACAG ACCTTAGTGGACGCCCCACGCCCTGAACTAGCCTCTGCTCTGGGATTCAAAGAGGAGAGGGCCGAGAAGCTCCAGGAGACGCTGCAGAGGGTTTTAGAccgcagagaggaggagaggcagtcCAAGGAGTTACTCGAGCTTTACCTCAAAGCTTCGGAGAACGAGGACAGACAGCAGGACGAGGCTGGCCAGGAAG ATGCTGGAGATGCTGGAGATGCTGGAGATGCTGCGGATGTGACGGACGGAATGGAGGTGGACGCTGCATCCGGATTCATTTCCAGGACGCTGATGGTCCTGAAAGGCAAAACATCCCCAGAGACCAGGCTTTCCACTGAGGATCTGCAG ATGGTGGTGACCCGTGGGGTGGAAGCTATGCAGCAGGTGCTCGGCTGGGACAGAGAAAGGACTTCCGCACTGCTGCAAGCCTGCGAAGCCGAACTAAACACGCGTCTCCAGCAGATTCAGGCCATGCAGTCCATCAGGAGCAGCGCACAGCCGGACAGCAGCCAGCGGTCCAGTGAGGAGAGCACTGGGGGGGGCGTACAATCCCCAGCCCAAGGCAGCGGCTAG
- the dffa gene encoding DNA fragmentation factor subunit alpha isoform X3, whose translation MTDRRPCKVCNFTRQKSYGVVVPSLEDLKKTGGEFLGFSPSESVTVVLENDGTIVEDQAYFLCLPFNTKFMLLQQKETWSPVRKVDGGTAWMARESVLLEADAVDSSSAMLPWWDLAQQLKQDLASIILMSEAELQTLVDAPRPELASALGFKEERAEKLQETLQRVLDRREEERQSKELLELYLKASENEDRQQDEAGQEDAGDAADVTDGMEVDAASGFISRTLMVLKGKTSPETRLSTEDLQMVVTRGVEAMQQVLGWDRERTSALLQACEAELNTRLQQIQAMQSIRSSAQPDSSQRSSEESTGGGVQSPAQGSG comes from the exons ATGACAGATAGGAGACCGTGCAAGGTGTGCAATTTCACCCGACAAAAATCATACGGGGTGGTTGTTCCCTCCTTAGAAGACCTGAAGAAAACGG GGGGTGAGTTTCTCGGGTTTAGCCCCAGTGAATCGGTCACAGTGGTCCTAGAGAATGATGGGACTATAGTAGAGGATCAAGCCTACTTTTTGTGTTTGCCCTTTAACACAAAGTTCATGCTGCTGCAGCAAAAAGAGACATGGTCTCCAGTTCGCAAAG TTGATGGCGGCACAGCCTGGATGGCAAGGGAGTCGGTGTTGCTGGAGGCCGACGCTGTGGACTCCTCCAGTGCGATGCTTCCCTGGTGGGACTTGGCTCAGCAGCTGAAGCAGGACCTGGCCAGCATCATTCTCATGTCCGAGGCAGAACTACAG ACCTTAGTGGACGCCCCACGCCCTGAACTAGCCTCTGCTCTGGGATTCAAAGAGGAGAGGGCCGAGAAGCTCCAGGAGACGCTGCAGAGGGTTTTAGAccgcagagaggaggagaggcagtcCAAGGAGTTACTCGAGCTTTACCTCAAAGCTTCGGAGAACGAGGACAGACAGCAGGACGAGGCTGGCCAGGAAG ATGCTGGAGATGCTGCGGATGTGACGGACGGAATGGAGGTGGACGCTGCATCCGGATTCATTTCCAGGACGCTGATGGTCCTGAAAGGCAAAACATCCCCAGAGACCAGGCTTTCCACTGAGGATCTGCAG ATGGTGGTGACCCGTGGGGTGGAAGCTATGCAGCAGGTGCTCGGCTGGGACAGAGAAAGGACTTCCGCACTGCTGCAAGCCTGCGAAGCCGAACTAAACACGCGTCTCCAGCAGATTCAGGCCATGCAGTCCATCAGGAGCAGCGCACAGCCGGACAGCAGCCAGCGGTCCAGTGAGGAGAGCACTGGGGGGGGCGTACAATCCCCAGCCCAAGGCAGCGGCTAG